The following are encoded together in the Geobacter sulfurreducens PCA genome:
- the fliJ gene encoding flagellar export protein FliJ, producing MTHKHGFQLQQVLNYRKEVEKVKKLEFATARHEFEHATDVLSRHEAEADRARVEYNNKQAAGTTANELQLYADFFARKHMDIQFQRIEVDNLNRKMSEKREDLMDAAKDKKALELLKEKQMLAFRREMAERERAFLDEMALQKVAR from the coding sequence ATGACGCACAAGCACGGCTTTCAATTACAGCAGGTTCTCAACTACCGGAAGGAAGTGGAAAAGGTCAAAAAGCTGGAGTTCGCCACGGCCCGGCACGAGTTCGAACATGCCACCGACGTGCTGAGCCGGCACGAGGCCGAGGCTGACCGCGCCCGGGTTGAGTACAACAACAAACAGGCGGCCGGCACCACGGCCAATGAGCTGCAGCTCTACGCGGACTTCTTCGCGCGCAAGCACATGGATATCCAGTTCCAGCGGATCGAAGTGGACAACTTGAACCGGAAGATGAGCGAGAAGCGCGAGGATCTCATGGACGCCGCCAAGGACAAGAAGGCGCTTGAGCTCCTCAAGGAGAAGCAGATGCTTGCCTTCCGCCGGGAGATGGCCGAGCGCGAGCGGGCTTTTCTGGACGAAATGGCGCTGCAGAAGGTTGCACGGTAA
- a CDS encoding MotE family protein, translating into MKKSLLATVMVMSGVLFLAPPVSAPPAGAQPAAGEPQAPAAAAAGKSVVGEMALVEAKRQQLAAREAALAVKEQELKNLSAKLEARVKELESAKAALDRSLDARKKVQSANYQKMLKVYKALKPAEAAQLLDKMDEGEVLEILNEMDQKRVAKLLPLMKQERALRWTRHSLAAK; encoded by the coding sequence ATGAAGAAGTCGCTTTTGGCAACGGTTATGGTGATGTCGGGAGTGCTCTTCCTGGCTCCGCCGGTATCCGCGCCGCCCGCCGGTGCCCAGCCGGCGGCCGGCGAGCCCCAGGCCCCTGCGGCAGCGGCAGCGGGCAAGAGTGTTGTCGGCGAGATGGCCCTGGTGGAGGCCAAGCGCCAGCAGCTGGCGGCCCGTGAGGCGGCTCTGGCCGTGAAGGAACAGGAGCTGAAGAATCTTTCGGCCAAGCTCGAAGCCCGGGTGAAGGAGTTGGAGTCGGCCAAGGCGGCCCTGGATCGTTCCCTTGATGCCCGCAAAAAGGTACAGAGCGCCAACTACCAGAAGATGCTCAAGGTGTACAAGGCCCTCAAGCCCGCCGAGGCGGCGCAACTCCTCGACAAGATGGATGAGGGAGAGGTTCTCGAGATTCTGAACGAGATGGACCAGAAACGCGTTGCCAAGCTCCTGCCGCTGATGAAGCAGGAACGGGCGCTGCGCTGGACCCGCCACAGCCTGGCGGCCAAGTAG
- a CDS encoding flagellar hook-length control protein FliK — MEIMQLLQIAPQVVPTGGIPSEAPAQPAGDDSLFASLFAGLLMPPITTNAATQEVPDASSESLENAARNQDQENPPATDATLASLVPPIPLPLPAEAAPAPESTASSSGTAAAAPVAPVSSPVTTTVAEPPASTMPHAMAQTAPTEAPVAAASSVPAGQTAAVADAGAAEKPVEVLNVAVERTPVRQAGADILPEAEQSPQSVGMTEEATAETRSPVRTMGPTAAYPDRIPVRHAEGIPAGKADTVNPVEPRSAEVRADATTGSQVKALDVEVTVRDGSGEQHFAEGHEQAFTGKESAAMKDVVSGHATHEAGKSTTAQPTETRSTSESSHSLRDSIMAQVRDAVTTREPNGNGRISIRLNPVELGELTINVRVADQQVKVDVVAANGQVRDILLNNLDNLKENFSRQNLTMTGFDVSTGTGQGFEHQLFREGGQAGQGGTHFSFSRGDDLDGDIQAAVEDTRRYVTDRRENGLVDVRL, encoded by the coding sequence ATGGAAATCATGCAGTTGCTCCAGATTGCCCCGCAGGTCGTACCGACCGGCGGAATCCCGTCTGAAGCCCCTGCCCAGCCTGCCGGCGACGACAGTCTCTTCGCCTCGCTCTTTGCCGGGTTGCTCATGCCACCCATCACGACGAACGCAGCCACTCAGGAAGTACCGGATGCGTCGAGCGAGTCCCTTGAGAATGCCGCCCGGAACCAGGACCAGGAGAATCCTCCCGCCACCGATGCAACCCTGGCAAGCCTGGTTCCTCCCATCCCGCTCCCTCTGCCCGCAGAGGCCGCACCCGCACCGGAATCCACTGCCTCTTCGTCCGGAACGGCAGCGGCGGCGCCCGTTGCGCCGGTTTCGTCTCCGGTCACCACGACCGTGGCCGAGCCGCCCGCATCGACCATGCCCCACGCCATGGCGCAGACCGCGCCGACGGAAGCGCCGGTTGCAGCCGCTTCTTCCGTCCCGGCCGGACAAACCGCAGCGGTTGCTGACGCAGGCGCGGCGGAAAAACCGGTGGAGGTGCTGAACGTTGCCGTCGAACGGACCCCGGTCCGCCAGGCGGGAGCCGATATCCTCCCTGAAGCGGAGCAGTCGCCACAGTCCGTCGGCATGACGGAGGAGGCGACCGCGGAAACCCGTTCTCCGGTGCGCACCATGGGGCCAACCGCTGCCTATCCCGATCGGATACCCGTCAGGCATGCGGAAGGTATTCCGGCAGGCAAGGCCGACACTGTCAACCCGGTCGAACCCAGGTCCGCTGAAGTCCGGGCTGACGCAACAACCGGGAGTCAGGTCAAGGCGCTGGACGTGGAAGTGACCGTCAGGGACGGCTCAGGCGAGCAGCACTTCGCCGAAGGCCACGAACAGGCGTTCACCGGCAAGGAGTCCGCGGCGATGAAGGATGTCGTCTCCGGACATGCTACTCACGAGGCGGGCAAGAGCACTACCGCCCAACCGACCGAAACCAGATCGACGTCGGAGTCGTCACATTCGCTCCGCGACAGCATCATGGCCCAGGTTCGGGATGCCGTCACGACCCGTGAGCCCAACGGCAACGGCCGGATCAGCATCAGGCTCAACCCGGTGGAACTAGGTGAGCTCACGATCAACGTCCGGGTGGCTGACCAGCAGGTTAAGGTGGATGTAGTGGCGGCCAATGGCCAGGTAAGGGACATTCTCCTCAACAACCTCGACAACCTGAAGGAGAATTTCTCCCGCCAGAACCTGACCATGACCGGTTTCGACGTCTCAACCGGCACCGGCCAGGGGTTCGAGCACCAGCTCTTCCGCGAGGGGGGGCAGGCAGGCCAGGGGGGAACCCATTTCTCCTTCTCCCGCGGTGACGACCTCGATGGGGACATCCAAGCCGCAGTGGAGGACACGCGACGCTACGTTACGGACCGGCGTGAAAACGGCCTCGTCGACGTGAGGCTCTGA
- a CDS encoding flagellar hook assembly protein FlgD, with the protein MVYGVTNDTAAAAAAMKKSTGMNKDDFLKLFVTQLQNQDPLNPQDSTEFIGQLAQLTQVEQAYNTNSNLSNLLNLVNGATSLSAVSFIGKEITASGDLIKLTSGTQPTLGYRLPATAQKVTIKIMDDTDTVVRTLTLGGTQAGDGSITWDGKDEKGNALPDGRYTFSVTGTNAEGKDFDGAPLLLGRAEGVMLEGEEPYITIGGINVPLGNILSVKGA; encoded by the coding sequence GTGGTATACGGCGTAACCAATGACACCGCGGCGGCCGCAGCGGCCATGAAGAAGTCCACCGGCATGAACAAGGACGACTTCCTCAAGCTGTTCGTTACGCAACTCCAGAATCAGGACCCGCTCAATCCCCAGGACAGCACGGAGTTCATCGGGCAGCTGGCACAACTTACCCAGGTCGAACAGGCCTACAACACCAACAGCAACCTCTCTAATCTTCTCAACCTCGTGAACGGGGCAACGAGCCTCTCGGCGGTCTCGTTTATCGGCAAGGAGATCACTGCCAGCGGTGACCTGATCAAGCTCACCAGCGGCACCCAGCCTACCTTGGGCTACCGGCTTCCCGCCACCGCCCAGAAGGTGACCATCAAGATAATGGATGACACCGACACCGTTGTCAGGACCCTGACTCTGGGAGGCACCCAGGCGGGAGACGGCTCCATAACGTGGGACGGCAAGGACGAAAAAGGAAATGCGCTTCCGGATGGACGCTACACCTTCTCCGTCACGGGAACCAACGCCGAAGGAAAGGACTTCGACGGAGCACCGCTGCTCCTCGGCCGGGCCGAAGGGGTCATGTTGGAAGGGGAGGAACCCTACATCACCATCGGCGGCATTAACGTGCCGCTCGGCAACATACTCTCTGTGAAAGGAGCGTGA
- a CDS encoding TIGR02530 family flagellar biosynthesis protein yields the protein MIDSIYFPEPLPINPGRSQSQPQPAQPAGKQGEFARILDGKLPTQEVKFSSHAQQRLQSRGITFSDTDLKRLEGAVESVAQKGGRESLIMLGDAALVVSVRNRTVITAMDRASMQGNVFTNIDSAVII from the coding sequence ATGATTGATTCCATCTATTTCCCCGAACCGCTTCCCATCAACCCGGGTCGCTCGCAGTCGCAACCCCAGCCGGCACAACCGGCCGGCAAGCAGGGCGAGTTTGCCAGGATTCTCGACGGCAAGCTTCCGACCCAGGAGGTGAAGTTCTCGAGTCATGCCCAGCAGCGGCTCCAGTCTCGGGGAATCACCTTCAGCGATACAGACCTGAAACGGCTGGAAGGAGCCGTGGAGAGCGTGGCCCAGAAGGGGGGCCGTGAGTCGCTCATCATGCTCGGCGACGCAGCCCTCGTGGTGAGTGTCAGAAACCGGACAGTCATCACGGCCATGGATCGGGCAAGCATGCAGGGAAACGTATTCACCAACATTGATTCGGCAGTGATCATCTAG
- a CDS encoding flagellar hook protein FlgE, translating to MSVTSALYTGISGLNANGEAMSVIGNNISNVNTIGFKQGRMLFSDVLSSTISGGSQIGRGVQIQTVENQFTQGSFESTESGTDLAIQGDSFFVVQNTSGRYYTRAGAFSFNKDKTLVNPEGYQVMGYGIIPSSGLSDGVLKPIDLTNFATTPPKQTSTVKFVVNLDSTQTTPTLAWDPANPVATSNYSTSLSVYDSQGNAHTATVYFRKTADNAWDWHVILPDAAAGTPGSTTTPIDGTLTFDATGALTAQTPLAGAAQNITFAGGVTAPQPIFFDLGVGATTQYASSSVVSSQTQDGYYQGTLTKVTIDDKGYVNGVYSNGQLQKLYQVALAKFSSTAGLSKAGGTLFEETLESGQPLFSDASTPGVGKILANSLEQSNVDMAAQFVKMITTQRGYSANSKTITTADEMLQEVLSLKR from the coding sequence ATGAGCGTAACATCCGCACTGTACACCGGCATCAGCGGTCTCAACGCCAACGGCGAGGCCATGTCCGTCATCGGCAACAACATTTCCAACGTCAACACCATCGGCTTTAAGCAGGGCCGGATGCTCTTCTCGGACGTCCTCTCCAGCACCATCAGCGGCGGGTCCCAGATCGGCCGCGGCGTCCAGATCCAGACAGTGGAGAATCAGTTCACCCAGGGCTCCTTCGAGAGCACCGAGAGCGGTACCGACCTGGCCATCCAGGGCGATTCCTTCTTCGTGGTCCAGAACACCAGCGGCCGCTACTATACCCGCGCCGGCGCCTTCTCCTTCAATAAGGACAAGACCCTGGTGAATCCGGAGGGATATCAGGTCATGGGGTACGGCATCATTCCCTCGTCGGGACTTTCCGACGGCGTGCTCAAGCCCATCGATCTGACCAACTTTGCCACCACTCCGCCGAAGCAGACTTCCACCGTCAAGTTCGTGGTGAACCTGGACTCCACCCAGACCACGCCGACCCTGGCGTGGGACCCCGCAAACCCGGTTGCCACGTCCAACTACTCGACCAGCCTGTCGGTCTACGATTCCCAGGGCAATGCCCACACCGCCACGGTGTATTTCCGCAAGACCGCCGACAACGCATGGGACTGGCACGTCATCCTCCCCGATGCCGCGGCAGGCACGCCGGGCAGCACCACTACCCCCATCGACGGGACCCTCACCTTCGATGCCACCGGAGCCCTCACCGCCCAGACTCCCCTGGCCGGCGCGGCCCAGAACATCACCTTCGCGGGCGGCGTCACCGCACCCCAGCCGATCTTCTTCGACCTGGGAGTCGGCGCTACCACCCAGTACGCCAGCTCGTCGGTGGTTTCTTCCCAGACCCAGGACGGCTACTACCAGGGCACCCTCACCAAGGTAACCATCGATGACAAGGGATACGTGAACGGCGTGTACTCCAACGGCCAGCTTCAGAAGCTCTACCAGGTGGCCCTGGCCAAGTTCTCCTCCACGGCCGGCCTGTCCAAGGCGGGTGGCACCCTCTTCGAGGAGACCCTCGAGTCGGGACAGCCCCTGTTCTCCGACGCCAGCACCCCCGGCGTCGGCAAGATCCTCGCCAACTCCCTGGAGCAGTCCAACGTTGACATGGCGGCCCAGTTCGTCAAAATGATCACCACCCAGCGTGGCTACTCCGCCAACTCCAAGACGATCACCACGGCCGACGAGATGCTGCAGGAAGTGCTCAGTCTCAAGCGGTAA
- the fliL gene encoding flagellar basal body-associated FliL family protein → MAADEKAPVEGAPKDKKKLFIIIGAAAVVIIALAVVFLGGGKKEKGKEGEAEAKVEQKAEGGHGGGKEGAAGAVATAFALEPFIVNIYDGQELRYLRVKVEFETATPDAKAEIESRQAPLRDAILVLLTTKTLQDIQDLQGKNQLRDEILVAANKILPPGKVTKVYFTDFVVQ, encoded by the coding sequence ATGGCCGCGGACGAAAAGGCACCCGTCGAGGGTGCGCCAAAGGACAAGAAAAAGCTTTTCATCATCATCGGCGCGGCTGCCGTGGTGATTATCGCCCTGGCCGTTGTTTTCTTGGGCGGGGGCAAGAAAGAAAAAGGCAAGGAAGGCGAAGCTGAGGCCAAGGTCGAGCAGAAGGCCGAGGGCGGCCACGGCGGCGGCAAGGAAGGTGCGGCCGGGGCGGTTGCCACCGCGTTCGCGCTCGAGCCGTTCATCGTCAATATTTACGATGGCCAGGAGCTGCGCTATCTCCGGGTAAAGGTCGAGTTCGAAACCGCAACCCCGGACGCCAAGGCTGAGATAGAGTCCCGCCAGGCTCCCCTGCGCGACGCCATTCTGGTTCTGCTTACCACCAAGACCCTCCAGGACATCCAGGATCTGCAGGGGAAAAACCAGTTGCGGGATGAAATCCTCGTGGCGGCCAACAAGATTCTGCCTCCGGGCAAGGTAACCAAGGTCTATTTCACCGATTTCGTGGTCCAGTAG
- the fliM gene encoding flagellar motor switch protein FliM — translation MEKILTKQEIEALLAAVFEGKIEPDRELAKEEGTVHSYDLFNSEAHKGLVPNLDIIYDGFIRYQRGTLSNRLGRIVEIKKLGAGSYKFDDFIQTLPSPVCMAIYKADPLKGAALIAFDSTLVFTIVDCILGGTGMTSVQTSANRMFTSIELRLVQKIVQDMLVDLEKAWAPLYAAKMSLLRMEMNPRLVNIVPPEYQVVTMEMQIQIDQLEGKMVFAVPYMTIEPIRDKLKSGAQFDLMAIDPQWSFRLSKELLEAPLDVSVEVGGAVISLNDLLSLVPGDTIMLDTPCTSDLTVKVGGVPKFTGMPGIRHGNKALQITNVVGKGEQR, via the coding sequence ATGGAGAAGATCCTCACCAAGCAAGAGATAGAGGCGCTGCTTGCCGCGGTATTCGAGGGGAAGATCGAACCCGACCGTGAGCTGGCAAAGGAGGAGGGCACCGTCCACTCCTACGACCTCTTCAACAGCGAAGCCCACAAGGGGCTCGTTCCCAACCTGGACATCATTTACGACGGCTTCATCCGCTATCAGCGGGGGACCCTGTCGAACCGGCTGGGGCGCATCGTCGAGATCAAGAAGCTCGGGGCCGGATCGTACAAGTTCGACGACTTCATCCAGACCCTCCCTTCACCGGTCTGCATGGCGATCTACAAGGCCGACCCGCTCAAGGGGGCGGCCCTGATCGCCTTTGACAGCACGCTCGTTTTTACCATCGTGGACTGCATTCTGGGCGGAACCGGCATGACGTCGGTCCAAACGAGCGCCAACCGGATGTTCACCTCCATTGAGCTGCGGCTGGTCCAGAAGATCGTGCAGGATATGCTCGTCGACCTGGAAAAGGCCTGGGCACCGCTCTATGCAGCCAAGATGAGCCTGCTCCGGATGGAGATGAACCCGCGGCTCGTGAATATCGTTCCCCCTGAGTACCAGGTGGTAACGATGGAGATGCAGATCCAGATCGACCAGTTAGAGGGGAAGATGGTTTTTGCCGTCCCCTATATGACCATCGAGCCGATTCGGGACAAGCTCAAGTCCGGCGCCCAGTTCGACCTCATGGCCATTGATCCCCAGTGGTCATTCCGGCTGTCCAAGGAACTGCTGGAGGCTCCCCTGGACGTATCGGTGGAGGTCGGCGGTGCGGTCATCAGCCTCAACGACCTGCTCAGCCTGGTCCCCGGTGACACCATCATGCTTGATACCCCCTGCACCAGCGATCTCACGGTCAAGGTCGGCGGGGTGCCCAAATTCACGGGAATGCCGGGCATACGCCACGGCAACAAGGCACTTCAGATCACGAACGTCGTAGGCAAGGGAGAACAGCGGTGA
- the fliN gene encoding flagellar motor switch protein FliN: protein MSDFTKEETKDGELDRKNLEFILDIPLQLTVELGRTKILVKDVLQLNQGAVVELTKLAGEPLDVFVNSKLVARGEAVVVNEKFGVRLVDIVSPNERVEKVL, encoded by the coding sequence GTGAGCGACTTCACGAAAGAAGAAACCAAAGACGGTGAACTGGACCGCAAGAACCTGGAGTTCATTCTCGATATACCGCTTCAGCTCACGGTGGAACTGGGCCGGACCAAGATCCTGGTCAAGGATGTGCTCCAGCTCAATCAGGGGGCGGTGGTGGAATTGACCAAGCTTGCCGGAGAGCCCTTGGACGTTTTCGTGAACTCCAAGCTCGTCGCCCGCGGCGAGGCGGTGGTGGTCAACGAGAAGTTCGGGGTCCGGCTCGTGGATATCGTCAGCCCCAACGAACGGGTGGAGAAAGTACTGTGA
- the fliO gene encoding flagellar biosynthetic protein FliO produces MKQPASVTALALAVPGVARAAEAAGGANFSFATVFIQMLASLSLVLGLIYLAYYAANRWFRPGVHGKGTERHIRLVETRYLAPKKSLVLVEVGGEFLLLGSSGDNLSFIKQIDILEEIEVLDETTGRTPLATLFQGKLDAVTTRLAAMKQGRADVPERRAGEGKA; encoded by the coding sequence GTGAAACAGCCGGCATCAGTTACGGCCCTGGCCCTGGCGGTCCCCGGCGTGGCCCGGGCCGCAGAGGCCGCCGGCGGAGCGAATTTCAGCTTCGCCACCGTGTTCATCCAGATGCTGGCCTCCCTCTCACTGGTGCTGGGGCTCATCTATCTGGCCTATTACGCGGCAAACCGATGGTTTAGGCCCGGCGTCCACGGCAAGGGAACCGAACGCCACATCCGGCTGGTGGAAACCCGCTACCTGGCGCCGAAGAAGTCGCTGGTCCTGGTGGAGGTGGGGGGGGAGTTTCTCCTGCTCGGCTCTTCCGGCGACAATCTCTCGTTCATCAAGCAGATAGACATCCTGGAAGAGATCGAGGTGCTCGACGAAACCACCGGGCGCACTCCCCTCGCCACTCTCTTTCAGGGAAAACTGGACGCGGTCACGACACGGCTCGCCGCCATGAAGCAGGGGCGTGCCGATGTCCCCGAGCGCCGCGCCGGGGAAGGAAAAGCCTGA
- the fliP gene encoding flagellar type III secretion system pore protein FliP (The bacterial flagellar biogenesis protein FliP forms a type III secretion system (T3SS)-type pore required for flagellar assembly.) produces MDGVPIFKRIPFIALCVILLTASLAAAAEPLALPSVSIGVGKATKPGDVSVVLQIFFLMTVLSLAPGLLMMTTSFTRIAVVLSFLRHAIGTQQAPPNQIIIALSLFLTFFVMAPVWQQVNTQAIQPYRAAQITQDEALKRAVAPMRKFMLSQTREKDLALFLNLSKLPRPRTADDIPTLTLIPAFMISELRTAFQIGFLIFIPFLVVDMVVASVLMSMGMMMLPPVMISLPFKILLFVLVDGWGLVIGSLIKSFG; encoded by the coding sequence ATGGACGGTGTCCCGATATTCAAACGAATCCCTTTCATCGCCCTCTGCGTCATCCTGCTGACCGCCTCGCTGGCGGCCGCCGCCGAGCCCCTGGCGCTGCCCAGCGTTAGCATCGGGGTGGGCAAGGCCACCAAGCCGGGCGATGTGTCGGTGGTCCTCCAGATATTCTTCCTGATGACGGTGCTGTCCCTGGCGCCGGGGCTCCTCATGATGACCACCTCGTTCACGCGGATCGCGGTGGTGCTGTCGTTCCTGCGCCACGCCATCGGCACCCAGCAGGCGCCCCCAAACCAGATCATCATCGCCCTGTCCCTGTTCCTGACCTTCTTCGTCATGGCTCCGGTCTGGCAGCAGGTGAACACCCAGGCGATCCAGCCTTACCGGGCGGCCCAGATCACCCAGGATGAGGCCCTGAAACGGGCGGTGGCTCCCATGCGGAAGTTCATGCTTTCCCAGACCCGTGAGAAGGACCTGGCCCTGTTTCTGAATCTTTCGAAGCTGCCGCGACCCCGTACGGCCGACGACATCCCGACTCTGACCCTCATCCCGGCCTTCATGATCAGCGAGCTGCGGACCGCCTTCCAGATCGGGTTTCTGATTTTTATCCCGTTCCTGGTGGTTGATATGGTGGTGGCCTCGGTCCTCATGTCCATGGGTATGATGATGCTGCCGCCGGTCATGATTTCACTGCCGTTCAAGATCCTCCTCTTTGTCCTGGTGGACGGGTGGGGGCTGGTCATCGGCTCCCTGATAAAAAGCTTTGGGTAG
- the fliQ gene encoding flagellar biosynthesis protein FliQ produces the protein MSPDLVVQLARRSFEVTLMLAAPLLISGLVVGLAVSIFQAVTSIQEATLAFAPKIIAVMVALVIFFPWMMNYMSDFTREVYALIATMRR, from the coding sequence ATGAGTCCCGATCTCGTCGTACAGCTTGCCCGCCGCAGCTTCGAGGTGACGCTGATGCTGGCTGCTCCGCTGCTTATTTCCGGCCTTGTGGTCGGACTTGCCGTCAGCATCTTTCAGGCGGTCACCTCCATCCAGGAGGCGACCCTTGCCTTTGCCCCCAAAATCATCGCCGTCATGGTCGCCCTGGTGATCTTTTTCCCCTGGATGATGAACTACATGAGCGACTTCACCCGGGAAGTTTACGCCCTCATCGCCACCATGCGACGGTGA
- the fliR gene encoding flagellar biosynthetic protein FliR, with product MFPLTTPFPTANDVAFFTLVMGRMAGIFAAIPIFGGRRVPTPIKALLVFAMTMVCFPIIKEKMPQLPTDVLSLGFLMVQEVLVGVSLGLLSLIIFAAVEFAGQIVSVQIGLTIVTEFDPSQGGQLSIMSIILEMLATLLFLSLGMHHIFIGALVQSYDVLPLGAWHMSGALLQFIVTTIGEVFVLAVRLAAPVMVTLLATSVMLGIMARSFPQMNVFFVSMPLNIGIGFIVLGLSLPLFLHTVQGHFGLLDEQLKTMMKLMGKG from the coding sequence ATGTTTCCACTGACCACACCATTCCCCACGGCCAACGACGTGGCCTTCTTCACTCTGGTGATGGGAAGGATGGCGGGCATCTTCGCAGCCATTCCCATCTTCGGCGGGCGGCGGGTGCCGACCCCCATCAAGGCCTTGCTCGTCTTCGCCATGACCATGGTCTGCTTCCCCATCATCAAGGAAAAGATGCCGCAGCTTCCGACCGACGTGCTCTCCCTGGGCTTCCTCATGGTGCAGGAGGTACTGGTCGGCGTGTCGCTTGGGTTGCTGTCCCTGATCATCTTCGCCGCCGTCGAGTTCGCCGGCCAGATCGTCAGCGTCCAGATCGGCCTCACCATCGTGACCGAATTCGATCCGTCCCAGGGAGGCCAGCTGTCGATCATGTCGATCATCCTGGAGATGCTGGCCACGCTCCTGTTCCTCTCCCTGGGCATGCACCACATCTTCATCGGAGCGCTGGTCCAGAGCTATGACGTCCTCCCCCTGGGGGCGTGGCACATGAGCGGCGCGCTTCTCCAATTCATCGTGACTACCATCGGCGAGGTGTTCGTCCTGGCGGTCCGGCTCGCGGCGCCGGTGATGGTCACCCTCCTGGCGACCAGCGTCATGCTCGGCATCATGGCCCGCTCGTTCCCCCAGATGAACGTCTTTTTCGTCAGTATGCCCCTGAACATCGGCATCGGATTCATTGTTCTGGGGCTTTCCCTCCCTCTCTTCCTCCATACCGTCCAAGGGCATTTCGGCTTGCTCGACGAACAGCTCAAGACCATGATGAAGCTCATGGGTAAGGGATGA
- the flhB gene encoding flagellar biosynthesis protein FlhB has protein sequence MSDDKHSKTEKPTAKKLDEAKKKGVPHSRDLTSTVTLIAAMVALYTTGGFMFTTLKRTSGELLGSMGTFHLTEASVEHLLIKLFLVFLSVVMPFMLVVVISGLATTMVQVGFSMNSERITFKLDKLNPVTNAQKLFNKDSLVEMLKAVLKIVIVGYMSYKIMRDEMDGLLFLADTDLAGILEVFKHLAFKLVIHTCGVLLILGVLDLAFVKWRFIDNLKMTKQEVKDEHKESEGDPKVKGKIRQMQFQQAQKRLRKVIPTADVVVTNPTHYAVALKYERETMAAPLVLAKGVDHMAQTIKAIARENNVMLVENRFLARELYAQVKEGQPIPESLYTAVAEVLAYVYSLKGKI, from the coding sequence ATGTCTGACGACAAACATTCAAAAACAGAAAAACCAACAGCAAAGAAGCTGGACGAGGCGAAAAAGAAAGGGGTTCCCCACAGTCGGGACCTGACCTCCACCGTAACCCTTATCGCCGCCATGGTTGCCTTGTACACCACCGGCGGTTTCATGTTTACCACCCTGAAGCGGACCAGCGGCGAGCTGCTCGGTTCCATGGGTACGTTTCACCTGACCGAAGCAAGCGTCGAACATCTCCTCATCAAGCTGTTCCTGGTATTTCTCAGCGTGGTCATGCCGTTCATGCTGGTGGTGGTGATTTCGGGGCTTGCAACGACCATGGTCCAGGTGGGCTTCTCCATGAACAGTGAACGGATCACCTTTAAGCTGGACAAGCTCAATCCGGTCACTAACGCCCAGAAGCTCTTCAATAAGGACTCCCTGGTGGAGATGCTCAAGGCCGTCCTCAAGATCGTCATTGTCGGCTACATGTCGTACAAGATCATGCGGGACGAGATGGACGGACTGCTTTTCTTGGCCGATACCGATCTGGCTGGGATCCTTGAGGTTTTCAAGCACTTGGCATTCAAGCTGGTCATCCATACCTGCGGTGTACTTCTTATCCTGGGGGTTCTGGACCTGGCCTTCGTCAAGTGGCGTTTCATCGATAATCTGAAAATGACCAAGCAGGAGGTCAAGGACGAGCACAAGGAGTCTGAGGGGGACCCGAAGGTCAAGGGTAAGATTCGTCAGATGCAGTTTCAGCAAGCCCAGAAACGCCTGCGCAAGGTTATTCCTACCGCCGACGTGGTCGTCACCAACCCGACGCACTACGCCGTGGCGCTCAAGTATGAACGCGAAACCATGGCCGCGCCACTGGTGCTGGCCAAGGGCGTCGACCATATGGCCCAAACCATCAAGGCCATCGCCCGTGAGAACAACGTGATGCTCGTGGAAAATCGTTTCCTGGCCCGCGAGCTCTATGCCCAGGTCAAAGAGGGACAACCCATTCCCGAGAGCCTGTACACCGCGGTAGCGGAGGTGCTGGCCTATGTGTACAGCCTGAAGGGGAAGATCTGA